GCTCAAATTTATCCAGGAAGATTTTCAGCTCTTCGTCGCTGATCAGCAGAGACGGCAGCAGACGCAGAACGATACCGTTACGGCCGCCGCGCTCCAGAATCAGACCGGCTTCGAAGCACTTCTTCTGAATCAGTGCAGACAGCTCGCCGTCGCCCGGGAAGCAGCCCATGTGGTCAGCGGCTTCGTGTGGCTTAACGATCTCAATACCGATCATCATGCCCAGACCGCGCACGTGGCCGATAACAGGATAGCGTTTCGCCATCTCTTTCAGCTGGCCTTTCAGCCATTCGCCCTGAGCGGCAACTTTGCCCGCGATGTTCTGATCTTTCAGGATTTTCAGCGTGGTCAGGCCGGTCGCCATCGCCAGCTGGTTGCCGCGGAAGGTACCGGTGTGGTGACCTGGTGCCCATGCGTCAAACTGCTTTTTAATACCGAGAACGGCCAGCGGCAGACCGCCACCTACGGCTTTAGACATCACGATGATGTCTGGCTCAATGCCTGCGTGTTCGAAGGCGAAGAATTTACCGGTACGGGCAAAGCCAGCCTGAACTTCGTCGAGGATCAGCAGAATGCCGTGTTCCTGAGTCACTTTACGGATGCGCTGCAGCCACTCAGCCGGAGCCGGGTTCACGCCGCCTTCGCCCTGAACGGCTTCCAGAATCACCGCAGCAGGTTTACGCACGCCGCTTTCAACGTCGTTGATCAGGTTATCGAAGTAGTACGTCAGCGCTTTCACGCCCGCTTCACCACCGATACCCAGCGGGCAACGGTACTCGTGCGGGTAAGGCATGAACTGCACTTCTGGCATCATACCGTCAACCGCTTCTTTCGGAGACAGGTTGCCGGTCACGGACAGCGCGCCGTGGGTCATACCGTGGTAACCACCAGAGAAGCTGATGATACCGCTACGACCGGTCACTTTTTTCGCCAGCTTCAGCGCCGCTTCAACGGCGTCAGCACCGGATGGCCCGGTGAACTGCAGGCAGTACTCTTTGCCCTGACCAGGCAGCAGAGAGAGCAGGTATTCAGAAAACGCGTCTTTAAGAGGCGTAGTCAGATCCAGGGTATGTAACGGCAAGCCGCTGGTAATGACATTTTGGATGCTTTTCAGCACATCAGGATGGTTATGGCCAAGCGCAAGGGTCCCCGCGCCTGCTAAACAGTCAAGGTATTCTTTATTATCTGCATCGGTGATCCACACGCCTTCTGCTTTAGTGATGGCTAAAGGCAGTTTGCGCGGATAACTCCTGACGTTAGATTCAAACTCGGCCTGACGGGCCAGATAGGTTTCGTTGCTTTTGTGGGCATCTACGGTGTCAATACGGACTTTATCCGTCATCATATCACTCCTACAACCGCCGCTTCGTTATGAGCCACGATTGAATAAAAAGTTAAAAAACAGATGGGGGCCTGAAAAAAACGCCGCCAATATAGAGCCTTTTGCCACGGGGCTCAATGGTTAATTTGTTTACTGTTTTGTGACATGGCGCTCAGGGGAGGGGATATCCCCTTTTTAAGAAAGAAAATTGCACTTTATGGTAAAGAAAAACAGAATGTTACGTGTGTTCTGCCCTGACTGTAAATTCATAAAAAAGAGTGTGACAAATCGTGCCATTCGCTGACCGAAAAGGAGGCAGACTGCCTCCTTGTTCGCTTTATTTCTGCGACACCTGCAAAATGCCGTGGTTACGCCCCGTCGTCTTATTCCAGGACGCCGCCGTAATGCCGTTCTCATCAATGCTTAGCGATATAACAAAACCATTACCGTGGATCTCATAGAAATGAGCATTCAGACGTTTCACGGTGGCCTTTTTGCCGTTAATAGTGGCGTTAAAAAAGCCATTTGAAATCGTGGCGTTAACCGCATCCGATGTAAAAGTGGCTTCACGCAAAGGGTCGTGGCCCGCAGCTGTTGCGTGCTGCGCCGCATTTTGGGCTTTTGTTTTATGGATATCACAAGAGCCGTCATTCGCGTTCATCTCAGTACATCCTGAACGTTCTAATTGAGCACGATAGTGCGCGTTAATCGCATGAGCCGGTGTTGTCGCTACCGTCAACATCAGTGCAATCCATATTAATTGAGTTTTCATGGCTAAACTTTTGTTCACTTTATAAAACGCACAGATAATAAGATACGTACATCATGCCGATCCAAATACCGACGCCAATGAGCATCAGATACAGGGTCGCTGAAATAATGATATGTCTGAGCATGTTTTTTCTGTCATCGCTATTCTTGCCGGAGGCAAGGGGGTTATTAACGTAATGGCGCCGGTTAATAATGCTTAAGTTCTATATCGTTAAAAGCCCATTCCGACGCCAACTGACGCTCCCATATTATTGGCGGTATCATCAGAGAAGCTCACTTTCGCGATCACATGTGAACTAAAGTTAACGGATGCCCCAACGGCTAGGGCGCTTTCACTATTGTATGTGGCTCCGCCAGCAGAGAACATAACATGCTGATTCGTTTGTACCTGCGGTAATCCAGCCATCGCCATGGCACCTGAAATACCGGCATTAGCTTGCTTCTTATTATTATCTACTTCATCGTGCAGTGATTTAAATTGCTGGTTGGTATTGTTATTCATTGCCTGTAACGTCTGTTTCGTTGCCAGCAGATCCTGTGCGGTGGCGGTAACTGCCTGGGTATTATTAGCCACTTTAGTTTGTGTTGCTGCGTCTACCTGCATGTGCGTCACGGTGGTCGTCACGCCATCTTTGCCATCTACGCCGTTAGTGGGTTTAGGGGCATTTTCCAGGCTGTCAAGACGGTTATCTTGCACTTTGTTAACGTTTTCCATATTGATAATTTCTGTGCCGTTCGTCATAACGCCCTGTAAAGCCGCATCGCTTTTTTGATTGGCGGTATCTGCAAGCGCACCAGCAAGCAAGGCTTTTTGGTAAGCGTCATTTGTGGCTTGCTCAATAACCAAAACACCTAATTTAGTGGATTGAAGGTCGCTATCCACCTGCGTTAAGCGATTTTCAGTTGAGAGATCGCGAGCAATGCTATCGACCCTGTTTTGCGTAATTTGGTCTTGATGGTCATTCACAATATCTGTGATTGATGCGTCATCCCAAACGGCAGCAGCAGCGTTGGTAATATTCATGGCGCTACCGGCGACCACCCCAAATATAAAAACAGAAATAACAGATTTATTGAAAATTTTCATTCGAAGGACTCACATCATTAACGTATTAAAAAACAAAATTAATCAGAACAGTTTTGGCTTTAGTAGCATGTGGATATCTGTATTTCCGTATGTCAAAACAGAATATTCAATGCCCGGACCTTTTTTAGTGGCGTGAATAAACTATCGATTAAACCCAAATTGATGATTTTGATCTAAATCATAAATGATATGAATAAATGAAAGGGCAGGGTGCTGTATCGAGGAGGTTTATTTAATGTATACATTAACTTATGGATTGTGCGATAAATCAAGGGAAGCGTTAAGCTATTGATGAAAGTACAAATGTTTAATAGAGTTAAATAAATTAATACTGTCTTATTCTTTCATGCGAAAGAAGTTTATCTATCTTATAAAAGCGGAATGAGCACGTAATAAAAAATAAAAATAATAGTCTCAGCAAAAGTACGTAATAAAGTTTTTCAATAACGTATTAACAATTACTGAACCAGAATTAACTAAAGCGTAATAAATGTTGGCAAATGACGGGAAAGAGCGCCTGGAGATTTCCGCTGTGACAACGGCGTGATAAATCGAAACTCCTTGCGCCTGGCCTGGGGCCGCGGTTACACTACATAACGTTAATGAGTTTCATAACTCAATGTTTTAAAAGTATTTTGACTCGGGGTGCCCTTCCTTGTGAAGGCTGAGAAATACCCGTATTACCTGATCTGGATAATGCCAGCGTAGGGAAGTCAGATGCCTTCCCGGTCATCGCTTCTTCACGCAAGGCAGGAGCGAACCCATGCAGCCTGACCTGCTTGATTTACACGTTTTACACCACTTCCGAACCCATTCTCCGCTGACCCACTGTATGACCAACGATGTCGTACAGACCTTTACGGCCAACGTTTTGCTGGCGCTTGGCGCATCACCCGCGATGGTGATTGAGGCCGAAGAGGCTGAACAGTTTGCTGGGATCGCCGATGCGCTCCTGATTAACGTTGGTACGCTGACCTCGCCGCGCGCCCAGTCGATGCGTCGGGCAATAGAAAGCGCGGTGGCGGCAGGCAAGCCCTGGACGCTGGACCCGGTTGCTGCGGGTGCCCTGACGTTCCGCACCCGTTTTTGCCATCAAATCCTTGCTCTGAAACCGGCCGCCATTCGCGGCAATGCCTCCGAGATTCTGGCCCTTGCCGGAATGAGCGCGGGCGGACGCGGTGTCGATACAACCGATACCGCAGCCAGCGCGGTGCCTGCCGCGCAGGCTTTGGCGCGTCAGACGAATGCAATTGTCGTGGTCACGGGAGAAGTGGATTACATCACCGACGGGCAACGCACCCGCACGGTAACTGGCGGCGATCCGTTGATGACGCGCGTAGTGGGAACCGGATGCGCGCTTTCTGCCGTTGTGGCGGCGAGCTGCTCGCTGCCCGGCGACCGGATGGATAACGTCGCTGCCGCCTGCGGATGGATGAAGCGGGCCGGAACGGTGGCCGTTGCGCAGTCACGTGGGCCAGGCAGTTTTGCCAGCGCGTTCCTGGATGCGCTCTATACGCTGGAGGAGCAGGCATGAAGCGGATTAACGCCCTGACCATTGCCGGCACCGATCCCAGCGGCGGCGCGGGTATCCAGGCCGATCTCAAAACCTTCTCGGCCCTTGGCGCGTACGGCTGCTCGGTCATTACC
This region of Enterobacter asburiae genomic DNA includes:
- a CDS encoding YadA C-terminal domain-containing protein; this encodes MKIFNKSVISVFIFGVVAGSAMNITNAAAAVWDDASITDIVNDHQDQITQNRVDSIARDLSTENRLTQVDSDLQSTKLGVLVIEQATNDAYQKALLAGALADTANQKSDAALQGVMTNGTEIINMENVNKVQDNRLDSLENAPKPTNGVDGKDGVTTTVTHMQVDAATQTKVANNTQAVTATAQDLLATKQTLQAMNNNTNQQFKSLHDEVDNNKKQANAGISGAMAMAGLPQVQTNQHVMFSAGGATYNSESALAVGASVNFSSHVIAKVSFSDDTANNMGASVGVGMGF
- a CDS encoding diaminobutyrate--2-oxoglutarate transaminase codes for the protein MMTDKVRIDTVDAHKSNETYLARQAEFESNVRSYPRKLPLAITKAEGVWITDADNKEYLDCLAGAGTLALGHNHPDVLKSIQNVITSGLPLHTLDLTTPLKDAFSEYLLSLLPGQGKEYCLQFTGPSGADAVEAALKLAKKVTGRSGIISFSGGYHGMTHGALSVTGNLSPKEAVDGMMPEVQFMPYPHEYRCPLGIGGEAGVKALTYYFDNLINDVESGVRKPAAVILEAVQGEGGVNPAPAEWLQRIRKVTQEHGILLILDEVQAGFARTGKFFAFEHAGIEPDIIVMSKAVGGGLPLAVLGIKKQFDAWAPGHHTGTFRGNQLAMATGLTTLKILKDQNIAGKVAAQGEWLKGQLKEMAKRYPVIGHVRGLGMMIGIEIVKPHEAADHMGCFPGDGELSALIQKKCFEAGLILERGGRNGIVLRLLPSLLISDEELKIFLDKFEQALLAAGVRPA
- the thiM gene encoding hydroxyethylthiazole kinase, giving the protein MQPDLLDLHVLHHFRTHSPLTHCMTNDVVQTFTANVLLALGASPAMVIEAEEAEQFAGIADALLINVGTLTSPRAQSMRRAIESAVAAGKPWTLDPVAAGALTFRTRFCHQILALKPAAIRGNASEILALAGMSAGGRGVDTTDTAASAVPAAQALARQTNAIVVVTGEVDYITDGQRTRTVTGGDPLMTRVVGTGCALSAVVAASCSLPGDRMDNVAAACGWMKRAGTVAVAQSRGPGSFASAFLDALYTLEEQA